The proteins below are encoded in one region of Desulfobacterales bacterium:
- a CDS encoding hydantoinase/oxoprolinase family protein — MPMIIGLDVGGTHTDVVLLGENGLEKQVKVPTDTAALFNTVLTGLEKITENVPADEITHAVLSTTLTTNAIVQGKLSPAGMIVTSGPGIHPEAFRTDENYFIVPGGIDHSGREIEKIDPDKVKAAADQLERSGIRHVGVVGKFSARNPVHERQIAEILGDRFDRVFLGHRISGNFGFPRRIDTTFLNASIYPVHRNFFEAVSHSLKQKGIQVPIHILKADGGTMGFESSIAFPGQSILSGPAASVMGSVAFAPDYTETLILDIGGTSTDMAVLIKGVPLLAPHGVDINQYKTLIRALKTQSIGIGGDSCVRVIDGELKIGPDRTGKAMGYGGSDPTPTDALFVLERSVGGDRGRAIQGIEPIAAQLGLSMEEAAFEIFDKTCREILAGARQMIADINSKPVYTVKEALQGYQVNPDHILVLGGPAAYFAEHFENISSYTVDTVPECQVANAIGTALSRTTCEITLFVDTQKGLATAPEESFSQTVDLHFSRVDAHRMAADLLKQKAVKLGAQTQDIETELLEDLEFNIVRGFRMMGKNLRVKQQIKPGLIHDFKTISKKIADSCVR, encoded by the coding sequence ATGCCTATGATTATCGGGCTGGATGTTGGCGGCACCCACACGGATGTCGTCCTCCTCGGGGAAAACGGGCTTGAAAAGCAGGTCAAGGTCCCCACGGACACGGCTGCACTTTTTAATACCGTGCTCACCGGGCTTGAAAAAATTACCGAAAACGTCCCCGCCGACGAAATCACCCATGCGGTGCTGAGTACCACCCTTACCACCAATGCGATCGTCCAGGGAAAACTCTCTCCGGCGGGCATGATCGTCACGAGCGGCCCCGGCATCCATCCGGAAGCCTTTCGAACCGATGAAAATTATTTCATCGTTCCCGGCGGCATTGACCACAGCGGCCGGGAGATTGAAAAAATCGACCCTGATAAGGTCAAAGCGGCCGCAGATCAGCTTGAACGGTCGGGCATCCGGCATGTGGGGGTGGTAGGCAAATTTTCCGCCCGAAACCCCGTGCATGAACGCCAGATCGCCGAAATCCTGGGCGACCGGTTCGACCGGGTTTTTCTGGGCCACCGGATTTCCGGCAATTTCGGCTTTCCCCGGCGGATCGACACCACATTTTTAAACGCTTCGATCTACCCCGTACATCGGAATTTTTTTGAAGCGGTCAGCCATTCTTTGAAGCAAAAGGGCATTCAGGTGCCCATCCATATTCTAAAGGCGGATGGCGGCACCATGGGGTTTGAAAGCTCAATCGCCTTTCCCGGCCAGTCGATTCTCTCCGGCCCGGCGGCCAGCGTCATGGGTTCGGTGGCTTTTGCCCCGGATTATACAGAAACCCTGATCCTGGATATCGGGGGCACGTCCACGGATATGGCGGTTTTAATCAAGGGCGTGCCGCTGCTTGCCCCCCATGGCGTGGACATTAACCAATACAAAACCCTGATCCGGGCGCTGAAAACCCAATCCATCGGGATCGGCGGGGATTCCTGCGTGCGGGTGATTGACGGGGAGCTTAAAATCGGGCCGGACCGGACCGGAAAGGCCATGGGATACGGCGGCAGCGATCCGACCCCGACCGATGCGCTGTTTGTCCTGGAACGATCCGTGGGCGGCGACCGCGGCCGGGCGATTCAGGGCATTGAACCCATTGCCGCCCAGCTTGGCCTCTCCATGGAAGAAGCGGCCTTTGAGATATTTGATAAAACCTGCCGGGAAATCCTTGCCGGCGCCCGGCAAATGATCGCGGACATCAACAGCAAACCGGTCTATACGGTTAAAGAGGCCCTGCAGGGCTACCAGGTCAACCCGGATCATATTCTGGTCCTGGGCGGCCCGGCCGCCTATTTTGCGGAGCATTTCGAAAATATCAGCAGCTACACGGTGGATACCGTGCCGGAGTGCCAGGTGGCCAATGCCATCGGCACGGCCCTGTCCCGCACCACCTGCGAAATCACCCTGTTTGTGGACACCCAGAAGGGACTGGCCACCGCACCGGAAGAATCGTTCAGCCAAACCGTGGATCTCCATTTTTCCCGCGTCGATGCCCACCGCATGGCCGCGGACCTGTTGAAGCAGAAGGCGGTCAAGCTGGGGGCCCAAACCCAGGATATTGAAACCGAACTGCTCGAGGACCTGGAATTTAATATTGTCCGGGGCTTCCGGATGATGGGGAAAAACTTAAGGGTCAAGCAGCAGATCAAACCCGGCTTGATCCACGACTTTAAAACCATTTCCAAAAAGATCGCCGACAGCTGCGTCCGGTAG
- a CDS encoding histone deacetylase, producing the protein MLKALNKTGLVFFPAFDWAISPTHPEREERLLYTQDQVMEEGLFDIDGIHEYKSEVVDIKDVQRVHFSYPDVWQVMTESHFISAGGAKTIARAVMEKSVNNGFALVRPPGHHAMRVVHGGRGFCNVNNEAIMLEYLRHAYGVDRVAVVDTDCHHGDGTQDIYWHDPDTLYISLHQDGRTMYPGSGFPQELGGPNAAGTTLNIPLPPYTGEEGFLYAINEVVLPVIDEFKPELIINSAGQDNHFTDPLTNMLFTAKGYADLTRLLKPDIVVLEGGYSIEGALPYVNIGIILALAGMDYSHVIEPGYDPDKLKQTDSITQTVKQTCDTVKANWAQREAIGRSMRGNQEYAERRRNIFYDTEGIHETQRETLRLCPECSGALKIDSTSDRGAHLLAIHIPRKACNNCWDLGRQWYESANPSDYDMICLQDRTEDSYQVKEK; encoded by the coding sequence ATGCTAAAAGCGTTAAATAAAACCGGTCTGGTATTTTTCCCGGCGTTTGACTGGGCGATCAGCCCCACGCACCCGGAACGCGAGGAGCGGCTGCTATATACCCAGGATCAGGTGATGGAAGAGGGGCTTTTCGATATTGACGGCATTCATGAGTACAAATCCGAAGTCGTGGATATCAAGGACGTGCAGCGGGTCCATTTCTCCTATCCGGATGTCTGGCAGGTGATGACCGAATCCCACTTTATCAGCGCGGGTGGTGCCAAAACCATTGCCAGGGCGGTGATGGAAAAATCGGTTAACAACGGGTTCGCCCTGGTTCGGCCGCCCGGCCACCATGCCATGCGCGTGGTGCACGGGGGGCGCGGGTTCTGCAACGTCAATAACGAAGCCATCATGCTCGAATACCTTCGCCATGCCTACGGTGTTGACCGGGTGGCGGTGGTGGACACCGACTGCCACCACGGCGACGGCACCCAGGACATTTACTGGCATGACCCGGACACCCTGTATATTTCGCTGCACCAGGACGGACGGACCATGTACCCCGGCTCCGGATTCCCCCAGGAATTGGGCGGCCCCAATGCGGCCGGCACGACCTTAAACATTCCGCTTCCCCCGTATACCGGCGAAGAGGGCTTTCTCTACGCCATAAACGAGGTGGTGCTGCCGGTGATAGACGAGTTCAAGCCGGAGCTGATTATTAACTCCGCCGGCCAGGACAACCATTTCACCGACCCGCTGACCAACATGCTGTTTACCGCCAAAGGGTACGCGGATTTAACCCGCCTGCTCAAACCCGATATCGTGGTCCTGGAGGGGGGCTACTCCATCGAAGGCGCGCTTCCCTATGTAAACATCGGGATTATCCTGGCGCTTGCCGGCATGGATTACAGCCATGTGATCGAACCGGGCTATGATCCGGACAAACTGAAACAGACCGACAGCATCACCCAGACCGTGAAACAGACCTGCGATACGGTCAAAGCCAACTGGGCCCAGCGGGAGGCCATCGGCCGGAGCATGCGCGGCAATCAGGAATATGCCGAACGCCGGCGCAACATTTTCTATGATACCGAGGGCATCCATGAAACCCAGCGGGAAACCTTAAGGCTGTGCCCGGAGTGCAGCGGCGCCCTGAAAATCGATTCCACATCCGACCGGGGCGCCCATCTGCTGGCAATCCATATCCCCCGGAAAGCCTGCAATAACTGTTGGGACCTGGGCCGCCAGTGGTATGAATCCGCCAACCCGTCGGACTACGACATGATCTGCCTCCAGGACAGAACCGAGGACAGCTATCAGGTAAAAGAGAAATGA
- the epmA gene encoding EF-P lysine aminoacylase EpmA, with protein MIFPRQHRLHRNLSIRSRILAGIRRFFIENQYIEAETPVCIPAPLPEPHIYPPSAACGYLQPSPEICMKPLLAEGFEKIFQICKCFRQSERGRRHLPEFSMLEWYAAGEDYEDLMHTCEAMFETICQALEIPLQIEYQKNRIDLTRPWQRLTVSEAFSRYAPADMETALNHDDFDEIMGIEIEPRLGLKQPVFLCDYPAANSPLAAPQPDNPMLAQRFELYIAGLEICNGSTELSDSRFQRKRFEAEIEHRRENSLPVYPYPARFIEALQEMPAAAGCAMGVDRLTILFADAESIDEVVAFTPETL; from the coding sequence ATGATTTTTCCCCGGCAGCACCGCCTGCATCGAAACCTTTCCATACGCTCAAGGATACTGGCCGGCATCCGCCGCTTTTTTATTGAAAACCAGTACATAGAGGCAGAGACCCCGGTCTGCATTCCGGCCCCGCTGCCGGAGCCGCATATTTACCCGCCAAGTGCTGCCTGCGGCTACCTTCAGCCATCCCCGGAAATCTGCATGAAGCCGCTTCTGGCTGAGGGCTTTGAAAAAATCTTTCAGATCTGCAAATGCTTCCGTCAATCCGAGCGCGGCCGCCGCCATCTGCCGGAATTTTCCATGCTGGAGTGGTACGCGGCGGGTGAGGACTACGAGGATCTCATGCACACCTGTGAAGCCATGTTTGAAACCATCTGCCAGGCCCTCGAAATTCCCCTTCAAATCGAATATCAGAAAAACCGCATCGATCTGACCCGCCCCTGGCAGCGGCTCACGGTTTCCGAGGCTTTTTCCCGCTACGCGCCGGCGGATATGGAAACCGCCCTAAACCACGATGATTTTGATGAAATCATGGGGATTGAAATTGAGCCCCGGCTGGGGCTTAAACAGCCGGTTTTTTTATGCGACTATCCGGCGGCGAACTCACCTTTGGCCGCGCCCCAACCGGACAACCCGATGCTTGCCCAGCGGTTTGAGCTCTATATCGCCGGCCTTGAAATCTGCAACGGATCCACCGAACTGAGCGATTCCCGGTTTCAGCGGAAACGCTTTGAAGCCGAAATAGAACACCGCCGCGAAAACAGCCTTCCGGTCTATCCGTATCCCGCCCGGTTTATAGAGGCTTTGCAGGAAATGCCGGCCGCCGCCGGATGCGCCATGGGGGTGGACCGGCTGACCATACTGTTTGCCGACGCCGAATCCATTGATGAGGTGGTGGCCTTCACCCCGGAGACCCTTTGA